A stretch of Myxococcus hansupus DNA encodes these proteins:
- a CDS encoding MOSC domain-containing protein, whose protein sequence is MDTSVTRILSLRVGMPRELGVPGASAPMERPWTSAIFKDPVTGPVWLSATGLAGDGQADRKVHGGPEKAVLAYPLSHYDFWREHLARDDIGPGAFGENWVFSHGTEADICIGDVLRVGQARVQVSQPRQPCWKPARRWERRDLALLLQQTGRTGWYYRVLEEGLVQAGDTLALLERPFPAFTVAFANHAMHAQAPEAAAALANCPLLTTNWRDSLRRRSQGNRGNDRPRLLGPNEDA, encoded by the coding sequence ATGGACACCTCCGTCACGCGCATCCTGTCGCTGCGAGTGGGCATGCCCCGGGAGCTGGGCGTCCCCGGCGCCAGCGCGCCGATGGAGCGCCCCTGGACCAGCGCCATCTTCAAGGACCCGGTGACAGGCCCCGTGTGGCTCTCGGCCACGGGCCTCGCCGGTGACGGACAGGCGGACCGCAAGGTCCACGGCGGCCCGGAAAAGGCCGTCCTCGCCTATCCCCTCTCCCACTACGACTTCTGGCGCGAACACCTCGCACGAGACGACATCGGCCCGGGCGCGTTCGGCGAGAACTGGGTCTTCTCCCACGGCACCGAAGCGGACATCTGCATCGGCGACGTGCTGCGCGTGGGCCAGGCGCGCGTCCAGGTCTCCCAACCCCGTCAGCCGTGCTGGAAGCCCGCGCGCCGCTGGGAACGAAGAGACCTCGCGCTGCTGCTCCAGCAGACCGGCCGCACCGGCTGGTACTACCGCGTGCTCGAAGAGGGCCTCGTCCAGGCCGGCGACACCCTGGCGCTGCTGGAGCGCCCCTTCCCTGCCTTCACCGTCGCGTTCGCCAACCACGCGATGCACGCCCAGGCCCCCGAGGCCGCCGCCGCGCTCGCGAACTGTCCGCTGCTGACCACAAACTGGCGCGACTCA
- a CDS encoding efflux RND transporter permease subunit: protein MMEPHLNDTSPSGEPRWMGRVERMLGALAAHNHQRPVVALLLALLLAVGGGLLARGLHLNANLVDLLPSSFESVQDLRELEQRFGALGWVAVMGEGGDAESLKRFADDLAPKLEALPGIRFVEVQRPGAFFRDRALYFLSEADLREVHRRLEARLKWEQARANPLYVPLVDETPPSLDFSDLEAKYAGGAGLRMSSSQGDYYLDADQRRVVLLAKPDTTSADLGFSRKVTDEVRGLLASEDLSKYGPGFKAAITGTFQKKLDQQKQIARDIGVASALATALMLLYLLFHFRSALAVGMVLTPVGAGLAWTYGLVALAFGEVNLLTGFLGAILGGLGVEHGIHLLGRYLHLRGEGRTSVDATRESFTHTGGAALVSALVAALTFFVLGTSRFRAFHEFGIIAGVGMVVLIAAYVLVLPAMLGLASRLGWKPRRASVTTSRSPMGNMLLRRRNLVAGVSAVMLLGLLSQTGRVRFDFDFGSLEDQDLPSFVLDREVNRLIGYSQSPVVVLTRTPEEEQAMVERLHARQRERGADSTIDFVASLSSLVPADQPQKQRVLQDIGTLLERVPMDRLDARQREQVAALREQAASPPFTRADLPPSVRQQFVGREGKPGGFVMVYPSVDQSDGKAVRALAREIRGVGTPDGTRVSAAGESMVMADILDMVTHEAPLILGGTTLAVLLAMWLTLGGLRIALLCMAPTVVSLVALLGLMPLLGLEFNYLNILVIPILIGTTVDAGVHLLTRLSSPGNDFVSVYSETGKAICGGLLTSAMGFGALFLADHPGLNSIGALANLGFATNLLVMLVAFPALLLMLSQRRLRRHPVRKDTQESKPPRRTERGEPTHAN, encoded by the coding sequence ATGATGGAACCACATCTCAACGACACCTCACCCTCGGGCGAGCCGAGGTGGATGGGGCGTGTGGAGCGCATGCTCGGCGCGTTGGCCGCGCACAACCACCAGCGGCCGGTGGTGGCGCTGCTGCTGGCCCTGCTGCTGGCCGTGGGCGGCGGGCTGCTCGCGCGAGGGCTGCACCTCAACGCCAACCTGGTGGACCTGCTGCCGTCCTCGTTCGAGAGCGTGCAGGACCTGCGCGAGCTGGAGCAGCGCTTCGGCGCGCTTGGCTGGGTGGCGGTGATGGGTGAAGGCGGAGACGCCGAATCGTTGAAGCGCTTCGCGGACGACCTGGCCCCGAAGCTGGAAGCGCTGCCGGGCATCCGCTTCGTCGAGGTGCAGCGCCCCGGCGCCTTCTTCCGCGACCGCGCGTTGTACTTCCTGTCGGAGGCGGACCTCCGGGAGGTGCACCGCCGGCTGGAGGCGCGGCTCAAGTGGGAGCAAGCGCGGGCCAACCCGCTCTACGTGCCGCTGGTGGACGAAACGCCGCCGTCGCTGGACTTCTCCGACCTGGAGGCGAAGTACGCGGGTGGCGCCGGGCTGCGGATGTCATCGAGCCAGGGCGACTACTACCTGGATGCGGACCAGCGCCGCGTGGTGCTGCTGGCGAAGCCGGACACCACGTCCGCGGACCTGGGCTTCTCACGCAAGGTCACGGATGAGGTGCGGGGGCTGCTCGCCTCGGAGGACCTGTCGAAGTACGGGCCCGGCTTCAAGGCGGCCATCACCGGCACCTTCCAGAAGAAGCTCGACCAGCAGAAGCAGATTGCGCGCGACATCGGCGTGGCCTCCGCCTTGGCCACCGCGCTGATGCTCCTCTACCTCCTGTTCCATTTCCGCAGCGCGCTGGCCGTGGGCATGGTGCTGACGCCCGTGGGCGCGGGCCTGGCGTGGACCTACGGCCTGGTGGCGCTCGCCTTCGGTGAGGTCAACCTGCTGACGGGCTTCCTCGGCGCGATTCTGGGCGGCCTGGGCGTGGAGCACGGCATCCACCTGCTGGGGCGCTACCTGCACCTGCGCGGCGAGGGCCGCACCTCCGTCGACGCGACGCGCGAGTCCTTCACGCACACCGGCGGCGCGGCGCTCGTGTCCGCGCTGGTGGCGGCGCTCACCTTCTTCGTGCTGGGCACCTCGCGCTTCCGCGCGTTCCACGAGTTCGGAATCATCGCGGGCGTGGGCATGGTGGTGCTCATCGCCGCCTACGTGCTGGTGCTGCCCGCGATGTTGGGATTGGCCTCGCGCCTGGGATGGAAGCCGCGGCGCGCGTCGGTCACCACCTCGCGCTCGCCCATGGGGAACATGCTGCTGCGCCGCCGCAACCTCGTCGCCGGGGTGTCCGCGGTGATGCTGCTGGGGTTGCTGAGCCAGACGGGGCGCGTGCGCTTCGATTTCGATTTCGGTTCGCTCGAGGACCAGGACCTGCCGTCCTTCGTGCTGGACCGCGAGGTCAACCGGCTCATCGGCTACTCCCAGTCGCCCGTGGTGGTCCTCACCCGCACGCCCGAGGAAGAGCAGGCGATGGTGGAGCGGCTGCACGCGCGGCAGCGGGAGCGCGGCGCGGACTCCACCATCGACTTCGTGGCGTCGCTGTCCTCGCTCGTGCCGGCGGACCAGCCCCAGAAGCAGCGCGTCCTCCAGGACATCGGCACGCTGCTGGAGCGCGTTCCCATGGACCGGCTGGACGCGCGACAACGCGAACAGGTGGCGGCGCTGCGCGAGCAGGCCGCCTCACCGCCCTTCACCCGCGCCGACCTGCCGCCGAGCGTGCGGCAACAGTTCGTGGGCCGCGAGGGCAAGCCGGGTGGCTTCGTCATGGTGTACCCGTCGGTGGACCAGTCGGACGGGAAGGCGGTCCGCGCGCTGGCGCGGGAGATACGCGGCGTGGGGACCCCGGACGGCACGCGCGTCTCCGCTGCGGGCGAGTCCATGGTGATGGCGGACATCCTCGACATGGTGACGCACGAGGCACCGCTCATCCTGGGCGGCACCACGCTGGCGGTCCTGCTGGCCATGTGGCTGACGCTGGGCGGGCTGCGCATCGCCCTGCTGTGCATGGCGCCCACCGTGGTGTCCCTGGTGGCGCTGTTGGGGCTGATGCCGCTGCTGGGACTGGAGTTCAACTACCTCAACATCCTGGTCATCCCGATTCTCATCGGAACGACGGTGGACGCCGGCGTGCATCTGCTGACGCGGCTGTCGTCGCCAGGGAATGACTTCGTGTCGGTGTATTCGGAGACGGGGAAGGCCATCTGCGGCGGTCTGCTGACGAGCGCGATGGGCTTCGGTGCCCTCTTCCTCGCCGACCACCCGGGCCTCAACTCCATTGGCGCACTTGCGAATCTGGGCTTCGCCACCAACCTCCTCGTCATGCTGGTGGCCTTCCCGGCCCTGCTGCTGATGCTGTCCCAGCGCAGGCTGCGACGCCATCCGGTCCGCAAGGACACACAGGAATCAAAGCCGCCGCGCCGCACCGAGCGCGGTGAGCCCACGCACGCGAATTGA